The following proteins are co-located in the Anomalospiza imberbis isolate Cuckoo-Finch-1a 21T00152 chromosome 1, ASM3175350v1, whole genome shotgun sequence genome:
- the LRRC61 gene encoding leucine-rich repeat-containing protein 61 → MEGRGEEAPEPEVSEPSEEEEEEEEEEEEQDEGSGVRVTPALLKATTGEFSLESILLLRLRGRGIAHLGCLADCSNLEWLDLSGNAIAGLAPLATLRALAVLNLAGNRVASVEPLRGCHSLRQLNLAGNRLRSLRRLRCLQGLRHLESLRLWDPLGNLGNPLCAAPAYRTALAAMLPGLKAIDGQRVAGRGSELFRLCRELDAALDGENAPAAAPAEPPQPWVQAGFWEARPARRSAVLEEATRQLGQALRECRELGRRADDSIAQAQRALGRRHLGDFGF, encoded by the coding sequence ATGGAGGGGCGCGGGGAGGAGGCACCAGAGCCGGAGGTGTCGGAGCCatcggaggaggaggaggaggaggaggaggaggaggaggagcaggatgaAGGCTCCGGGGTGCGGGTGACGCCGGCGCTGCTGAAGGCCACCACAGGCGAGTTCTCGCTGGagtccatcctgctgctgcGGCTGCGCGGCCGCGGCATCGCCCACCTGGGCTGCCTGGCCGACTGCTCCAACCTGGAGTGGCTGGACCTGTCCGGCAACGCCATCGCGGGGCTGGCGCCGCTGGCCACGCTGCGCGCCCTGGCCGTGCTCAACCTGGCCGGCAACCGCGTGGCCAGCGTGGAGCCGCTGCGGGGCTGCCACAGCCTGCGCCAGCTCAACCTGGCCGGGAACCGCCTGCGCAGCCTGCGCCGGCTGcgctgcctgcaggggctgcgGCACCTGGAGAGCCTGCGCCTGTGGGACCCGCTGGGCAACCTGGGCAACCCCCTGTGCGCCGCGCCCGCCTACCGCACCGCGCTGGCCGCCATGCTGCCCGGCCTCAAGGCCATCGACGGGCAGCGTGTGGCCGGCCGCGGCAGCGAGCTCTTCCGCCTGTGCCGCGAGCTGGACGCCGCGCTGGACGGCGAGAacgcgcccgccgccgcgcccgcggagccgccgcaGCCCTGGGTGCAGGCCGGCTTCTGGGAGGCGCGGCCCGCGCGGCGCAGCGCCGTGCTGGAGGAGGCCACGCGGCAGCTGGGCCAGGCCCTGCGCGAGTGCCGCGAGCTCGGCCGCCGCGCCGACGACTCCATCGCCCAGGCCCAGCGTGCGCTCGGCCGCCGCCACCTCGGCGACTTCGGCTTCTGA